From a region of the Tenggerimyces flavus genome:
- a CDS encoding phosphotransferase, with protein sequence MNGEYGVEAWLDEQLAKAGRQRTGDITQPRVRPWGAIWHAPTDQGDVWLKAPGRRTAFEVGLYEILQRAAPDHILEPIAADTDHGWLLLPDGGIPVREQLGEHDLIDTLEKVLPQYAQLQRALAPHVDAMLEAGVTDMRPNVMPQRFDEAFEAAERYVTDSGTEEDRVNLQAVKAKRAQYVDWCQRLQSAKVPASLDHNDLHLANVFMTNGQARFYDWGDAVVAHPFASMFIGLGMIGIMRGVKADSPDVTRARDAYLEPFTDLAPHKDLVEELETAVWVSKPARALVWERSIDGHESEFADAPYQTMCGLLRDSWIQLC encoded by the coding sequence ATGAACGGGGAGTACGGAGTCGAAGCCTGGCTCGACGAGCAGCTCGCGAAGGCCGGCCGGCAGCGCACGGGGGACATCACCCAGCCGCGGGTACGCCCGTGGGGCGCCATCTGGCACGCCCCCACCGACCAGGGCGACGTCTGGCTCAAGGCCCCCGGCCGGCGCACCGCCTTCGAGGTCGGCCTGTACGAGATCCTCCAACGTGCGGCCCCCGACCACATCCTCGAGCCGATCGCCGCCGACACCGACCACGGCTGGCTCCTCCTCCCTGACGGTGGCATCCCCGTCCGCGAGCAGCTAGGCGAGCACGACCTCATCGACACCCTCGAGAAAGTCCTCCCCCAGTACGCCCAACTCCAGCGCGCCCTCGCACCGCACGTCGACGCGATGCTCGAAGCCGGCGTCACCGACATGCGCCCGAACGTCATGCCGCAACGCTTCGACGAAGCCTTCGAGGCCGCCGAACGGTACGTCACCGACAGCGGCACCGAAGAAGACCGCGTCAATCTCCAAGCAGTCAAGGCGAAACGCGCCCAGTACGTCGACTGGTGCCAACGCCTCCAAAGCGCCAAGGTGCCAGCGAGCCTCGACCACAACGACCTCCACCTCGCCAACGTCTTCATGACGAACGGCCAAGCCCGCTTCTACGACTGGGGCGACGCCGTCGTCGCGCACCCGTTCGCCAGCATGTTCATCGGCCTCGGCATGATCGGCATCATGCGCGGAGTCAAGGCCGACTCGCCCGACGTCACCAGAGCCCGCGACGCCTACCTCGAACCGTTCACCGACCTCGCGCCGCACAAGGACCTCGTCGAGGAGCTCGAAACAGCCGTTTGGGTCAGCAAGCCCGCCCGTGCCCTCGTCTGGGAACGGTCGATCGACGGCCACGAGAGCGAGTTCGCCGACGCGCCGTACCAGACGATGTGCGGCCTGCTCCGCGACTCCTGGATCCAGCTCTGCTAG
- a CDS encoding LysR family transcriptional regulator gives MQLSLHRLWIFLQVVDSGGFSAAAQKLYMSQPSVSNQVRQLESSLGAVLVDRSGSRIRPTAEGQVLAEHARRIFSLADQAVAAIQSVQGLSSGRLSVGGTTTAGTYLLPGLLARFGAQFPHITCDLFVGNEAQVRSRLLDGELGLAVFAGSPTADQLSVEQILTDRLLLVCAPSHPLAGLAVAPSALAAEHFLLRERGSSTRAVQLETLALWGLSDVSTADMWGPETLKQAIRATLGIGLISEHALTDELSAGWLRPITVSPPPTPRPVTAAHRHDRSLSPAEQAFLTLLRGLSSWPEPGNGSS, from the coding sequence GTGCAGCTCAGCCTGCACCGCCTCTGGATCTTCCTGCAGGTGGTGGACAGCGGCGGCTTCTCGGCTGCGGCCCAGAAGCTGTACATGAGCCAGCCCTCGGTGTCGAACCAGGTGCGGCAGCTCGAGTCGTCGTTGGGCGCGGTGCTCGTGGACCGTTCGGGGTCACGCATCCGCCCGACCGCCGAAGGGCAAGTCTTAGCTGAACATGCCCGCCGCATCTTCTCGCTGGCCGACCAGGCGGTAGCTGCCATCCAATCGGTCCAAGGCCTGTCTTCGGGCCGCCTCTCGGTCGGCGGAACGACAACAGCGGGGACCTATCTCTTACCCGGGCTCTTAGCTCGGTTTGGAGCCCAGTTCCCGCACATCACCTGTGACCTCTTCGTGGGGAACGAGGCCCAGGTCCGTTCTCGCCTGCTGGATGGCGAACTGGGCCTGGCGGTCTTCGCGGGCTCGCCGACGGCCGACCAACTCTCGGTCGAGCAGATCCTCACCGACCGCCTGCTCCTGGTGTGCGCCCCGTCTCACCCGTTGGCCGGCCTCGCGGTAGCGCCGTCCGCGTTGGCTGCCGAGCACTTCCTCCTGCGGGAGCGAGGCTCCTCGACCCGAGCGGTCCAGCTGGAAACCCTCGCCCTCTGGGGCTTGTCGGACGTGTCGACCGCGGACATGTGGGGTCCGGAGACGCTGAAACAAGCGATCCGCGCCACGCTGGGCATTGGCCTCATCTCCGAACACGCGCTGACCGACGAACTCTCCGCCGGCTGGCTACGTCCGATCACCGTTTCACCCCCACCCACGCCCCGCCCCGTCACCGCCGCCCACCGCCACGACCGCTCTTTGTCCCCAGCCGAACAAGCCTTCCTCACCCTCCTCCGCGGCCTGAGTTCCTGGCCAGAGCCGGGAAACGGGTCGTCGTGA
- the rpmG gene encoding 50S ribosomal protein L33: MAARHPDHRPIIKLRSTAGTGTTYVTRKSRRNNPDRLILKKYDPAIRRHVDFREER; encoded by the coding sequence ATGGCCGCCCGCCACCCCGACCACCGCCCCATCATCAAGCTCCGCTCCACCGCCGGAACAGGCACCACCTACGTGACGAGGAAGAGCCGCCGCAATAACCCCGACCGCCTGATCCTGAAGAAGTACGACCCGGCCATCCGCCGCCACGTCGACTTCCGCGAAGAGCGCTAG
- a CDS encoding quinone oxidoreductase family protein: MRAIQVREQGGPEVLELVELADPSPGAGEVVVEVAAAGVNFVDIYRRSGQYKVETPFVSGAEGAGTVSAVGAGVTSVAVGDRVAWAEGSSGSYTSHAVVSASKVVPLPSSVSFELGAAVLLQGITAHYLATSTYPIAPGDWAVVHAGAGGVGLLLTQIVKLRGGHVLATVSTPEKADLARGAGADEVASYSDFVDRARSLTSGAGVPVVYDGVGTTTFDHSLQALRRRGYLVLYGASSGAVREVNPMELQNAGSVFLTRPTMGHYLATREELVSRTTDLFTWIAEGKLSVRIGGQYPLADAAKAQTDLASRATTGKLLLIP, from the coding sequence ATGCGTGCCATACAGGTCAGGGAGCAGGGTGGTCCGGAGGTCCTCGAGCTGGTCGAGCTGGCGGATCCGTCGCCGGGGGCCGGTGAGGTCGTGGTGGAGGTCGCGGCGGCGGGGGTGAACTTCGTCGACATCTACCGGCGGTCGGGGCAGTACAAGGTGGAGACGCCGTTCGTCTCCGGCGCGGAGGGCGCGGGCACGGTGTCTGCCGTGGGCGCCGGGGTGACGTCGGTGGCGGTGGGCGACCGGGTGGCTTGGGCGGAGGGCTCCTCGGGCTCGTACACGTCTCATGCGGTCGTGTCGGCCTCCAAGGTGGTGCCATTGCCCTCGTCGGTGTCGTTCGAGCTTGGGGCGGCCGTGCTGCTGCAGGGGATCACGGCGCACTACCTCGCGACCTCGACGTACCCGATCGCCCCTGGCGACTGGGCCGTCGTCCACGCCGGGGCCGGCGGGGTCGGGTTGCTGTTGACCCAGATCGTCAAGCTCCGTGGCGGCCACGTGCTGGCCACCGTCTCGACGCCGGAGAAGGCCGACCTGGCCCGGGGCGCCGGGGCGGACGAGGTGGCGTCGTACTCGGACTTCGTCGACCGCGCTCGTTCCCTGACCTCAGGCGCCGGCGTGCCGGTCGTGTACGACGGCGTGGGGACGACGACGTTCGACCACAGCCTGCAAGCGCTGAGACGCCGCGGCTACCTGGTCCTCTACGGAGCGTCGAGCGGAGCGGTGCGGGAGGTCAACCCAATGGAGCTGCAGAACGCGGGCTCGGTCTTCCTGACGCGGCCGACCATGGGCCACTACCTGGCAACCCGCGAAGAGCTGGTGTCGCGTACAACGGACCTCTTCACCTGGATCGCCGAAGGCAAGCTCTCCGTCCGCATCGGCGGCCAGTACCCGCTGGCCGATGCGGCCAAGGCCCAGACCGACCTGGCATCGCGAGCCACGACGGGCAAGCTCCTGCTGATTCCCTAG
- a CDS encoding FAD-binding oxidoreductase, with product MTDGLIKDLAAGIPKDAIVTDVDLLQSYRNDMATFCPAGTPKVAVFPRQTEHVQHVLRTASKHHVPVVPQGGRTGLSGAANAIDGCIVLGMDRMNRIKEIDTANRIAVVEPGVLNYELSQKVLEHGLFYPPDPSSWDISTIGGNVATNAGGLCCVKYGVTADFVRGLEVILASGEMLKTGRRTAKGVAGYDLSKIFVGSEGTLGVVTEVTLALLPQPSEPRTVAALFPSVRQAGDAVARIIANGHQPSLLEFMDQASLRAANAYKNFGLPETAAAMLVAQSDAAPEQAKADIAGYARIFEDAGGFDVAEAEDKEEGDLLLAARRESHFALERIGTGRLIDDVCVPRTELAAFVERVEAIATDVDLLIAVVGHAGDGNLHPNVVFEASDPAQTERAKQAFADIMAVGLELGGTVTGEHGVGMLKREWLAREIGETSLRVHRELKKVFDPQGILNPGKVFTL from the coding sequence ATGACCGACGGGCTGATCAAGGACCTCGCGGCGGGGATTCCCAAGGACGCCATCGTCACCGACGTGGACCTCCTGCAGAGCTATCGGAACGACATGGCCACGTTCTGCCCGGCCGGCACGCCCAAGGTCGCCGTGTTCCCGAGACAGACCGAGCACGTCCAGCACGTCCTCAGAACGGCCAGCAAGCACCACGTCCCCGTTGTCCCGCAGGGCGGGAGGACGGGGCTCTCCGGGGCCGCGAACGCGATCGACGGATGCATCGTGCTCGGCATGGACCGGATGAACAGAATCAAGGAGATCGACACGGCAAACCGGATCGCCGTCGTCGAGCCGGGCGTCCTCAACTACGAGCTCTCCCAGAAGGTCCTCGAGCACGGGCTCTTCTATCCGCCCGACCCGTCCAGCTGGGACATCTCGACGATCGGCGGCAACGTCGCCACCAACGCCGGCGGGCTTTGCTGCGTCAAGTACGGAGTCACCGCCGACTTCGTCCGCGGCCTCGAAGTGATCCTGGCCAGCGGCGAAATGCTCAAGACAGGCAGGCGCACCGCCAAGGGCGTCGCGGGGTACGACCTCAGCAAGATCTTCGTCGGCTCCGAGGGCACGCTCGGCGTCGTCACCGAGGTCACGCTCGCGCTCCTGCCGCAACCAAGCGAGCCAAGAACGGTCGCCGCCCTCTTCCCGAGCGTCCGCCAGGCCGGCGACGCCGTCGCGCGGATCATCGCCAACGGGCACCAGCCGAGCCTGCTCGAGTTCATGGACCAGGCCAGCCTCCGAGCCGCGAACGCGTACAAGAACTTCGGACTCCCCGAGACCGCCGCCGCCATGCTCGTCGCCCAGTCCGATGCCGCCCCCGAGCAGGCCAAGGCCGACATCGCCGGGTACGCGCGGATCTTCGAGGACGCCGGCGGCTTCGACGTCGCCGAGGCGGAGGACAAGGAAGAGGGCGACCTGCTGCTCGCCGCGAGGCGCGAGAGCCACTTCGCCCTCGAGCGCATCGGCACCGGCAGGCTCATCGACGACGTCTGCGTACCCCGCACCGAGCTCGCCGCCTTCGTCGAACGCGTAGAGGCCATCGCCACCGACGTCGACCTGCTCATCGCCGTCGTCGGCCACGCGGGCGACGGCAACCTGCACCCGAACGTCGTGTTCGAGGCCAGTGATCCGGCCCAGACCGAACGTGCCAAGCAAGCGTTTGCCGACATCATGGCCGTCGGCCTCGAGCTCGGGGGAACGGTCACCGGCGAGCACGGCGTCGGCATGCTCAAGCGCGAATGGCTGGCCAGAGAGATCGGCGAGACCTCGCTCCGGGTGCACCGCGAGCTCAAGAAGGTCTTCGATCCGCAGGGCATCCTCAACCCTGGCAAGGTGTTCACGCTCTGA
- a CDS encoding ABC transporter substrate-binding protein, translated as MSDLPNKARPSRRQFLVNTAAVGAAASMAGVLAACGGGSGGAPGGGGQGGSGGAKKPAGRAGQAGETLFVAGFQWGPPTNFNPFNSSPAWPCGQPGAQYVFESLVRFNLLDGKLSPGLAAEFDESQGSTFVVKLQPDAHFSDGKPVTAADVVNTFDIAKRHPEVSYAACWDYFDKIEATDDKTVTFTLGQTPFNPKLARSYLAGTAILPKHVWDEKEKSGKPITQDENKDPIGSGPFKIDKYDQTQVGLIRDDNYWGKTFYGGLPGPKFINHPIFKGNQEGDLALQQGKIDVSQQFTPQIWQMWEDRKLPVSTWYKKEPYHVPGSIPMLVINIKKKPFSDVRVRRALAFAINYPDIADKAMSRYSTPANSSVILPTGSEEKFFNQENVDKNGWKYDPEQTAKILETELGAKKGNDGIYVLGDGTRMGPFTVQTPTGWTDWNTALQIVANNAKAAGIEIKTQFPQAPVVTQAVQNGNFELALWYIAGTGAAAPWQRFRDVLDNRGVPAPGKAAFWNYGRFSDPAVAALLDKAAGATDAELPDLYTQLDTIYMQNIPMIPLMYRPLEFFEFNESNWKGFPSEANPDAPPQFSGAGNEWLFKLERVSA; from the coding sequence ATGTCCGATCTCCCCAACAAGGCGCGGCCATCGCGCCGACAGTTCCTGGTCAACACGGCCGCCGTCGGTGCCGCCGCCAGCATGGCTGGCGTACTTGCCGCCTGCGGCGGGGGTAGTGGCGGTGCTCCCGGCGGAGGGGGCCAAGGCGGCAGTGGCGGCGCGAAGAAGCCGGCAGGCCGAGCTGGACAAGCAGGCGAGACGTTGTTCGTCGCGGGCTTCCAGTGGGGTCCGCCGACGAACTTCAACCCGTTCAACTCGTCGCCGGCGTGGCCCTGTGGTCAGCCCGGTGCGCAGTACGTCTTCGAGTCGCTCGTCCGCTTCAACCTGCTGGACGGCAAGCTCTCGCCCGGCCTCGCGGCCGAGTTCGACGAGAGCCAGGGCTCGACGTTCGTCGTCAAGCTGCAGCCGGACGCCCACTTCAGCGACGGCAAACCGGTCACGGCCGCCGACGTCGTGAACACGTTCGACATCGCGAAGCGCCACCCCGAAGTGTCGTACGCGGCCTGTTGGGACTACTTCGACAAGATCGAAGCGACCGACGACAAGACCGTCACGTTCACGCTCGGCCAGACGCCGTTCAACCCCAAGCTCGCCCGGTCGTACCTCGCCGGCACCGCGATCCTTCCGAAGCACGTGTGGGACGAGAAGGAGAAGTCCGGCAAGCCGATCACCCAGGACGAGAACAAGGACCCGATCGGCTCCGGTCCGTTCAAGATCGACAAGTACGACCAGACGCAGGTCGGTCTCATCCGCGACGACAACTACTGGGGCAAGACCTTCTACGGCGGCCTTCCCGGCCCCAAGTTCATCAACCACCCCATTTTCAAGGGCAACCAGGAAGGCGACCTCGCCCTGCAGCAGGGCAAGATCGACGTCTCCCAGCAGTTCACCCCGCAGATCTGGCAGATGTGGGAGGACCGGAAGCTGCCCGTTTCGACGTGGTACAAGAAGGAGCCCTACCACGTGCCCGGCAGCATCCCGATGCTCGTCATCAACATCAAGAAGAAGCCGTTCAGCGACGTACGGGTACGCCGCGCTCTCGCGTTCGCGATCAACTACCCCGACATCGCTGACAAGGCGATGTCGCGGTACTCCACGCCCGCGAACTCCAGCGTGATCCTGCCGACCGGCTCGGAGGAGAAGTTCTTCAACCAGGAGAACGTCGACAAGAACGGCTGGAAGTACGACCCCGAGCAGACCGCCAAGATCCTCGAGACCGAGCTCGGCGCGAAGAAGGGCAACGACGGCATCTACGTCCTCGGCGACGGCACCCGGATGGGCCCGTTCACCGTGCAGACGCCGACCGGCTGGACGGACTGGAACACCGCTCTGCAGATCGTGGCGAACAACGCCAAGGCCGCGGGCATCGAGATCAAGACGCAGTTCCCGCAGGCTCCGGTGGTCACGCAGGCCGTGCAGAACGGCAACTTCGAGCTCGCGCTGTGGTACATCGCGGGTACGGGTGCGGCCGCTCCGTGGCAGCGCTTCCGGGACGTCCTCGACAACCGGGGCGTTCCCGCTCCGGGCAAGGCGGCGTTCTGGAACTACGGCCGCTTCTCCGACCCGGCCGTCGCCGCGCTGCTGGACAAGGCAGCGGGTGCGACCGATGCCGAGCTGCCCGACCTCTACACCCAGCTCGACACGATCTACATGCAGAACATCCCGATGATCCCGTTGATGTACCGCCCGTTGGAGTTCTTCGAGTTCAACGAGTCGAACTGGAAGGGCTTCCCGAGCGAGGCGAACCCGGATGCACCACCGCAGTTCTCCGGTGCTGGCAACGAGTGGTTGTTCAAGCTGGAGCGGGTCAGCGCGTGA
- a CDS encoding ABC transporter permease, with amino-acid sequence MGLRKYLVSKTLWYLGALIAAVLLNFLLPRLIPGNPVDAIVAQLGRGGAQGETLQRIHEHFVQEFGLNQSIFEQFVIYVGNLLQGDLGTSFSLYPTPVTNLMADALPWSIAIQLPAILIGWIVGNALGAIAAFKGGWLDRGAFLSSLFLSSMPYYCLAVILLYLLAVWWPIMPASGAYEFGATPELSIPFFTDVLQHYWLPFFSLVIIFIGGQAVGMRSMAIYELGSDYVNYSRGLGLPDNRIVRYIFRNAMLPQVTGLALSVGTLVGGALITELVFGYPGIGSLLFNAISTNDYPVIQAITLLIAVAVLIANFAVEIAYAFVDPRIRAARAGER; translated from the coding sequence ATGGGTCTCCGGAAATACCTGGTCAGCAAGACGCTCTGGTATCTCGGCGCGTTGATCGCGGCGGTTTTGCTCAACTTCCTTCTGCCACGGCTGATCCCGGGCAACCCGGTCGACGCGATCGTGGCGCAGCTCGGCCGGGGCGGCGCGCAGGGCGAGACGCTCCAGCGCATCCACGAGCACTTCGTCCAGGAGTTCGGCCTCAACCAGTCGATCTTCGAGCAGTTCGTCATCTACGTGGGCAACCTGCTGCAAGGCGACCTCGGGACGTCGTTCTCGCTCTACCCGACGCCGGTGACGAACCTGATGGCGGACGCGCTGCCGTGGAGCATCGCGATCCAGCTGCCCGCCATCCTGATCGGCTGGATCGTCGGCAACGCCCTCGGCGCGATCGCCGCGTTCAAGGGCGGCTGGCTCGATCGCGGGGCGTTCCTCAGCTCGCTGTTCCTGTCGAGCATGCCGTACTACTGCCTCGCCGTGATCCTGCTCTACCTGCTCGCGGTGTGGTGGCCGATCATGCCGGCGAGCGGCGCGTACGAGTTCGGCGCGACTCCGGAGCTCTCGATACCGTTCTTCACCGACGTCTTACAGCACTACTGGCTGCCGTTCTTCTCCCTGGTGATCATCTTCATCGGCGGACAGGCGGTCGGCATGCGGTCGATGGCGATCTACGAGCTGGGCTCGGACTACGTCAACTACAGCCGCGGCCTGGGCCTCCCGGACAACCGGATCGTCCGCTACATCTTCCGGAACGCGATGCTTCCCCAGGTCACCGGCCTGGCCCTGTCCGTCGGCACGCTCGTCGGCGGGGCTCTCATCACCGAACTGGTGTTTGGCTACCCCGGCATCGGTAGTCTGTTGTTCAACGCGATCAGTACGAACGACTATCCGGTGATCCAGGCGATCACACTGCTCATCGCTGTGGCGGTGCTGATAGCCAACTTCGCGGTCGAGATCGCCTACGCGTTCGTCGATCCGCGGATCCGCGCGGCCCGGGCAGGAGAGCGGTGA
- a CDS encoding ABC transporter permease, with protein sequence MIRFTPRFWVAAVAVLLMVLFGFLGPVLFHGQLGQTVGGLYDRPSGEAILGTDNLGHDVFINLMYGTRTSLVIGLVAGAIANLIGVVIGLIAGFRGGILEEALMGITNVLLAIPTIVVLILLSIALGTRSAVALAIVIGVTSWPWTARAVRAQASSVRTREHIDIAKLSGVNNLSMITFDVLPFLMSYIAMAFVLHVAGAILAEAGLSLLGLGPSDTTSLGTMLHWAIANEAVRTGAWWAFVPPTLLLTLIAFTLLMLQSSLDEVFNPRLRRGTTAKRPRQTIPLAGGAAPVGAGAPPAAATGAPEATDVEVGR encoded by the coding sequence ATGATCCGCTTCACCCCAAGGTTCTGGGTCGCGGCTGTCGCTGTCCTGCTCATGGTCCTGTTCGGGTTCCTCGGACCCGTGCTTTTCCATGGCCAGTTGGGACAAACCGTCGGTGGCCTGTACGACCGGCCGTCCGGCGAGGCGATCCTCGGCACGGACAACCTCGGCCACGACGTCTTCATCAACCTGATGTACGGCACTCGGACGTCGCTCGTGATCGGCCTCGTCGCCGGCGCGATCGCCAACCTGATCGGCGTCGTCATCGGCCTGATCGCGGGCTTCCGGGGCGGGATCCTCGAAGAGGCCCTGATGGGCATCACGAACGTCCTGCTCGCGATCCCGACGATCGTCGTGCTGATCCTGCTCTCGATCGCGCTGGGCACGCGCAGCGCTGTCGCGCTCGCGATCGTCATCGGCGTGACGAGCTGGCCATGGACGGCGCGAGCGGTCCGCGCGCAGGCGAGCAGCGTACGAACGCGCGAGCACATCGACATCGCGAAGCTGTCGGGCGTGAACAACCTCAGCATGATCACGTTCGACGTGTTGCCGTTCCTGATGTCGTACATCGCGATGGCGTTCGTGCTGCACGTAGCGGGCGCGATCCTCGCCGAGGCGGGGCTGAGCCTGCTCGGTCTCGGCCCGAGCGACACGACGTCGCTCGGCACCATGCTGCACTGGGCGATCGCCAACGAAGCGGTACGCACAGGTGCCTGGTGGGCGTTCGTTCCGCCGACCCTGCTGCTGACGTTGATCGCGTTCACGCTGCTGATGCTGCAGTCCAGCCTCGACGAGGTCTTCAACCCGCGGCTGCGGCGCGGAACGACGGCCAAGCGGCCGCGGCAGACCATCCCGCTCGCCGGTGGCGCGGCACCCGTCGGCGCCGGTGCGCCACCCGCCGCCGCGACCGGGGCGCCCGAGGCTACGGACGTGGAGGTCGGTCGATGA
- a CDS encoding ABC transporter ATP-binding protein, protein MSATTTWGTTTGSLLRASGLRAAYSTGGDTEVMAVDDVSIDLREGEVLGIAGESGSGKSTLGAVLSLTHRPPLYVKSGELEVEGEILRLGAGQEPPRLWRGKVVSLLPQGAMNSISPTLRIRDFAYDVIRAHEPGAKRSEAIDRARQRLTQLSLPPRVLDYYPHQLSGGMKQRVVTVLSTLLDPKLLIADEPTSALDVSSQRILIEMLRDMLEQRIISGVIFVTHDLPVLNTVADRIAIMYAGKVVEIGAAQEIINRAWHPYSGALLNSVLVPEPQVRRRRVAGIPGSPPNLANPPKACRFHPRCSLAMDICSEEDPPEVGDERRFSACWWSQSNPGKSVLSVSEVAG, encoded by the coding sequence ATGAGCGCGACGACGACGTGGGGTACGACGACCGGCAGCCTGCTCCGCGCCAGCGGTCTGCGCGCGGCGTACAGCACCGGCGGCGACACCGAGGTCATGGCCGTCGACGACGTCTCGATCGACCTGCGAGAAGGCGAAGTCCTCGGCATCGCGGGCGAGTCGGGCTCGGGCAAGTCGACGCTCGGCGCGGTGCTGTCGCTGACGCACCGGCCGCCGCTGTACGTGAAGTCGGGCGAGCTCGAGGTCGAGGGCGAGATCCTCCGGCTCGGCGCCGGCCAGGAGCCGCCCAGGCTCTGGCGGGGCAAGGTCGTGTCGTTGCTGCCGCAGGGTGCGATGAACTCGATCAGCCCGACGCTGCGCATTCGGGACTTCGCGTACGACGTGATCCGGGCCCACGAGCCCGGAGCGAAGCGGTCCGAAGCGATCGACCGGGCGCGCCAAAGGCTGACCCAGTTGAGTCTTCCGCCGCGCGTGCTCGACTACTACCCGCACCAGCTTTCGGGCGGCATGAAGCAGCGCGTGGTGACCGTACTGTCGACACTGCTCGACCCCAAGCTGCTGATCGCCGACGAACCGACGTCGGCACTGGACGTGTCCTCGCAGCGGATCCTGATCGAGATGTTGCGCGACATGCTCGAGCAGCGGATCATCTCCGGCGTCATCTTCGTCACGCACGACCTGCCGGTGCTGAACACGGTCGCGGACCGGATCGCGATCATGTACGCGGGCAAGGTCGTCGAGATCGGCGCGGCGCAGGAGATCATCAACCGGGCTTGGCATCCGTACAGCGGCGCGTTGCTGAACTCGGTGCTCGTACCCGAGCCGCAGGTCCGGCGTCGCCGGGTGGCAGGCATCCCGGGCTCGCCGCCGAACCTGGCGAACCCCCCGAAGGCGTGCCGATTCCACCCGCGATGCTCGTTGGCGATGGACATCTGTAGCGAGGAGGATCCGCCGGAGGTGGGCGACGAGCGTCGCTTCTCCGCGTGCTGGTGGTCGCAGAGCAACCCGGGCAAGTCGGTGCTGTCGGTGTCGGAGGTGGCGGGATGA
- a CDS encoding ABC transporter ATP-binding protein translates to MTAVSGNGSPQAKPLLEVSKVSRHFGHGANVVKAVEDVSFTVGHKEVVSIVGESGSGKSTLARLVLRLLDPTSGTISLDGRDVTALGGKDLREYWRDVQAVFQDPFSAFNQFFTVKRLLQRSQKLLSDSGLSADAANARMAEALGHVGLHSSDVLEKWPHQLSGGQRQRVMIARALMMQPRILVADEATSMLDASLRANVLNVLGDLRRDFDMTVLFITHDIGQACYVSDRLLVMCEGELVEQGPTDDVIFNPQHEYTKKLLADVPKLHENILD, encoded by the coding sequence ATGACCGCGGTGTCCGGGAACGGCTCTCCGCAGGCGAAGCCGCTGCTCGAGGTGTCCAAGGTCTCGCGGCACTTCGGGCACGGAGCGAACGTGGTGAAGGCCGTCGAGGACGTGTCGTTCACCGTTGGCCACAAGGAAGTCGTGTCGATCGTGGGGGAGAGCGGCAGCGGCAAGTCGACGCTGGCGCGGCTCGTACTGCGGTTGCTCGACCCGACATCGGGGACGATCTCGCTCGACGGGCGCGACGTCACTGCCCTTGGCGGCAAGGATCTTCGCGAGTACTGGCGGGATGTGCAGGCGGTCTTCCAGGACCCGTTCAGCGCGTTCAACCAGTTCTTCACAGTCAAGCGGCTCTTGCAGCGGTCGCAGAAGCTGCTCTCGGACAGCGGGCTGTCGGCCGATGCCGCGAACGCGCGGATGGCCGAGGCGCTCGGCCATGTCGGGCTGCATTCGTCCGACGTCCTGGAGAAGTGGCCGCATCAGCTGTCCGGTGGGCAGCGCCAGCGGGTGATGATCGCGCGTGCGTTGATGATGCAGCCGCGGATCCTGGTGGCGGACGAGGCGACGTCGATGCTGGACGCCTCGTTGCGGGCGAACGTGCTGAACGTGCTGGGTGACCTGCGCCGCGACTTCGACATGACGGTGCTGTTCATCACCCACGACATCGGCCAGGCCTGCTACGTGAGCGACCGGCTGCTGGTGATGTGCGAGGGCGAGCTCGTCGAGCAGGGACCGACGGACGACGTGATCTTCAACCCGCAGCACGAGTACACGAAGAAGCTGCTCGCGGACGTGCCCAAGCTGCACGAGAACATCCTCGACTGA